CCCAGTGCGGTCCGAACGGACTCTATCATCTGAAAGACCACGGCCTGGCGTTCGAGGCGTTCCGCATATTCATTCACCCCTTGTTCATCGCCGCGTGAGGCCAACCAGCGCCGGGTACCCTCCTCGGAGACCGCCGTGGCCATCGCCTCATTGAAGGCGGTTGCGCCGGGCACAAACACCCTCTGATGGGTCAATTCGTGGAAGATGAGTTCCGCGAGGTCAATGTCGTCGTAGTGCATGAACGTGTTGAGCACCGGATCGGAGAACCACCCGAGCGTCGAATAAGCGTCCACTCCGCCAACGTAAACGTCGAAGCCCTTGGATCTGAGTTGCCCGGCGAACGCCTCAGCGGCGGATTCTTTGAAAAACCCGCGATAGTGGAGGGAACCGACAACCGGATACCAGAATGTCTTTGGCTCGAGCGACAAGGCGGGAGCGGCAAAGACGACCCAGACCACATGCTCGCGTCCGAGATCGGCGTATCGGGTATAATCTCCATTGGCCGGAAGTCCCAACCGGCTCTCCGCAAACATCGTCATCTCCTTGACGAGATCGAGTTTCCGGCGCAATTCGCGATCAGCATCTCCGCTGCTCTCGACCGAATCGATGGGAACCTGTTTACGCCAGATCTCCACCTGCCCGGACATGGCCTGACCGTAGTAACCCACCGTGCTGCAACCCGAGGTGAGCAGACAGAGAATGCCCATGCCAAGACACACCCATCGGTCCGGTCCTCTATCCATCATTGCGTTCACCGCACAACTTGGCTGTCCTGAGCAGGGGACGCTGGCAACGAGGAAAAGAGGAATTCATCGCTGAAACCGAAAGAGGACTGGCCGCGGCTGGGGGGACGGGACATACTCTTCCAACCGTTCGTCCGTCCTGCCACTTCCGATGAAGCCCCACACAACGCCCCCTCCACCTGACCAGACCGAGATCTACGTTTCCCGCAACGGTAACGACCTCCCGTTGGATCTCTATCTTCCCGTTGAAGGAACGGGCAACGGCGCCGGTATCATCCTGATTCACGGCGGCGGCTGGCATGCCGGGGAACGGCAGACTTTTCGCTGGCATGCCCATCACCTGTCCAGCCTCGGTTATGTCGCGCTGACCATCGATTACCGACTGGCACCGGCTTCGCCGTATCCGGCTGCGGTAGAGGACTGCCTTGCCGCCGTCGTCTGGCTCCGCCGGCAAGCCGCCCGGTTCGGAATTGATTCGAATCGTATCGGGGCCATCGGCAGTTCTGCCGGAGGTCATCTGGCCGCCTGCCTTGGAGTGATCGGCGGGGAGGTCGACGGCATCCCGACGCGGGTTGATCATGTGGTCGACATCCACGGTATCCACGATTTCCTGGCTCTTCGTGACGCCAGCGGCGGAATCAATCCGAACTGGATGGCTTTTCTCGGGGGTACCCATGATCAATACAGCCGGCAATGGCGGGCCGCCTCCCCGGCGCTCCGGGTC
The Opitutaceae bacterium genome window above contains:
- a CDS encoding aminopeptidase, which translates into the protein MGILCLLTSGCSTVGYYGQAMSGQVEIWRKQVPIDSVESSGDADRELRRKLDLVKEMTMFAESRLGLPANGDYTRYADLGREHVVWVVFAAPALSLEPKTFWYPVVGSLHYRGFFKESAAEAFAGQLRSKGFDVYVGGVDAYSTLGWFSDPVLNTFMHYDDIDLAELIFHELTHQRVFVPGATAFNEAMATAVSEEGTRRWLASRGDEQGVNEYAERLERQAVVFQMIESVRTALGELYASPLADTEKLERKAGLIVALQNQLRPLSEHWGEATREAWLENPPTNALFNATAAYYAMVPCFSRLIEDLDGDLDRFFLAVSELDPDAIQAGACE
- a CDS encoding alpha/beta hydrolase, which gives rise to MKPHTTPPPPDQTEIYVSRNGNDLPLDLYLPVEGTGNGAGIILIHGGGWHAGERQTFRWHAHHLSSLGYVALTIDYRLAPASPYPAAVEDCLAAVVWLRRQAARFGIDSNRIGAIGSSAGGHLAACLGVIGGEVDGIPTRVDHVVDIHGIHDFLALRDASGGINPNWMAFLGGTHDQYSRQWRAASPALRVNTDSASMLIVHDPEDPIVPYEQSRLLVDALVQAGRPVQFIPSPGSGHGFIYNPEHPWTVRIWPSVVNWLNRELRVSGRSG